ACGAGCCGACCTCGGCCCTGGACCCGGAGATGATCAACGAGGTGCTCGAGGTCATGAAGCAACTGGCCCGCGACGGCATGACCATGATCGTCGTCACGCACGAGATGGGCTTCGCCCGCTCGGCCGCCAACCGCGTCGTCTTCATGTCCGACGGCGCGATCGTCGAGGACCGCGCCCCCGACGAGTTCTTCACCAACCCGAGCAGCGACCGCGCCAAGGACTTCCTCTCCAAGATCCTCAAGCACTGAACGGGCGGGCACCGGACGGCTCATCGCAGCGGACCTCGACTACGATGTGCCCTTCATCCCTGTCGGAGAGGGGGACTTCGCCGAAGGCCGCCGATCCGCCGGGGAAGAGCAGACCGCCCGCCCGGTCCGCGGGGCGATTCCCGCCGGGTGAGGCCCCCACGGCCCGAAGGCCACGGGGGCGGCGGTTCACATCGGCCAGGCCCGTCCGGCGGCAGCCGGAGATCACTGCTCGCGCAGCGGAACCGACACGTACGACGGGTCGTTCGCCGGCGAGGAGAAGGTCAGCTGCGCGCCGGACGGGTTGTGCTCGATGTAGAGCGGGTCGACCGTGTCGACGACCAGGGCGAGGCGATGCCCGGCCGGGACGTCGTAGGCCGTGGAGTACAGCTCCAGGTCGACGCCGAACGGCTTTCCGGGGGCGCGCCCGTGGAAGGTGTACGGCGCGTGGGTGACCAGCTTGCCGAGGCCGAGCGGCCCCACGTCGTACAGGTAGGCGACGAGGGTGCCGCTCTCCTTGGCCGGGATGAGGGTCGTGTGCAACTTCGTCGTTCCGCGCACCTGTTGGGCCGTGGCCGACTTCTCCGACTGCCACACGGCGGCCCAGCGGCGGGGGAGCAGCGGGATCGAGGCCATCGGCGGCAGCTGGGCCACCTGGTCGAGGATGCTGGACAGGAAGACGACACCGCCGTCCGCCCCCGAGTTCACGTTCGCGCGGATCGTGGTCGTGCCCCCGAGGGCGATCTTCCGGTCGGTCGCGGCGACCGACTTCCAGTCCGGGTAGCCCTCGTAGCCGCCGGAGGAACGGGACTTCAGCTGGACGGGCTGCTCGCGGTCGATGCCGTTGTCCTCGCCCCTGAGGTGGTGGTCGAACCAGCGACCGGTGTCCTTCCAGACGTCGTTGGGCAGCCCGAACAGGCCGGGCAGCTCGGCCGTGGCGTGGTCTCCGGGCCGCATCGCCAGCCGCTTCGGGCCGGTCAGCTTCTCGTAGAAGTCGGCGTACTGGTTGGGCGGGAAGACGCTGTCGCCCCAGGCGTTGGCGAGCATGATAGCCGCGCCGTTCTCGTTGATCCGGTCGACGTAGGTCGCGGGGGAACGTCTCTTCCCCCAGGCGATGAGCTCCGGTTCCTTCGCCAGGTTGGAGGCGTAGAAGTCGTTGAACGTCTGCCGCACTTCCGGGCTCTGGCGGCCCGTCACCACGCTCGCGCCGTCCAGCAGGGCCACTGCCTGGAGGTGCTGGGTGCGTCCGGAGTAGATCGAGCCGGTGAGGTCGGCCCAGCCGCTGAGTGAGGCGACCGCCTTGATCCGCTTGTCGTGCGCGGCGGCGAGCAGGCTGATGCCCGCGCCGTAGGAGACGCCCGCGATGCCGATGTGCCCGGCGTCGGCGGGGGTGTGGGCGAGCGCCCAGTCGATGACCTTCGACGCGTCGGCGACATCGGGTGGGCCCGCCACTTCTATCTCGCCGCCCGACTGCCAGAAGCCGCGCACGTTGTAGGTGACCACGACGTACCCGGAGTCGGCGAGCTTCTGTGCCTGGGCCAGGTACTCGACCTGGGGGAGGCCCCAGCTCGTGGGCATGACGAGCAGCGGGTAGCGGTCGGTGGCGGCGGCCCCGGCCGGGGTGACGACGTTGGCCTTGAGGACGGTGCCGCCGTCGCCGGTGATGTCGACGAAGCGGACGGGGTTCGGGGTCGCCTGGGCGGTGGGGGCGAATCCGAGGGCGGTACCGGCGACCAGGGTCGCCGAGACGGCGCCTACGGCGGTGGTGCGCAGGGCCTTGCGGTGGAGTCCCACGGTCACTCCTCACTCGTGTAAGTGCAAAGTGACCGAACGGTAACCTCGGCCTCTTACCAGAGGTAACCCGTCGGTAAGTTACGTGCCAGTAACGATTGTTGAGCCGTGGAGGATCTCAGGTGGCGCGGTGTGTGTTGCGTGGAGTCGTCGTCGTGGCGGCGGGCAGCGCGGTCTGCGCCGCGCGCGTCACGTCCTCCACCAGTTCGACGACGTCCGGGCCGTACGCCTGCGAGTTGATCACCTTGAGCAGCAGCACGAACGAACTGCTGCCGTACTTGCGGGTCAGTTTCTCGTGGTTGCGGGCCAGGTAGCGGGTGGTGGCCTGGTTGGTGATCGACGTCTGGCCGCAGAAGAGGAAGACCGGCCGGGTGTGCCGGCTGCGGTCCGCGGTGAGCCGGGCGAGCAGCGCGTACTCCTCCCTGCCGTTGTCCACGGGGTAGCGCTCGGCGCCGACCTGGAACGCGCCCCGGTCCGGGCCCGGTTCGGCGTCGACGTTCACCCGCACCCCCGGCAGCAGGGAGGACAGATGGGCCGCCATCCGGCGGTTGGACGCCGGGCCGCCCACGCAGAACTCGGTGCGCTCCCCGAACCCCTGGCGTGCCGTGTCGTGCGGGAGTATCTGGGCGTGGGCGTTGCAGTCCTTGATCAGCGCGGCCAGTTCGAGCAGGGCGAACACGTCGTAGCGCATCACCGCGAACTCAGGTCCGGCCGCGCCCCGATTCACCACCAGCAGGGACTCGGAGTTGTCGGGCAGCCCGAAGAACACCTGCTTGCGGCGGAGCTTGCGCTTCCACAGGTAGGTGCGGGCCACCCAGCCGAGCGCGGCACTGATGCCCGCCGCGACCACACCCAGAACGATGTTGCGCACGTCGTCATTCATGGGCGCGCATGGTAGCGGGCCCCGACGCACCGGTGTTCGACGCGTGCCTGACGCGGCCATGGCGATGAATTAAGCTGCGCGGACGGCCTTTGACTGGAGGTGCGGATGCGTCGCCCTGTGGCACGGAATCTGACGGTCCTGGCGGTTTCGGCCGCCGTGGTGGTGTCCGTGGGAGCGGCGGCGCCGCCACCCGCCGCGCAGAGCCCCGGCGGTGAGAAATCCCCGCTGGCCGTCGGCTACGGGGGCGCCGTCTCCAGTGTCGATCCCGACGCCTCCGCCGCCGGGATCGAGGTCCTGCGGGGGGGCGGCAACGCCGTCGACGCCGCCGTCGCCACGGCCGCCGCGCTCGGCGTCACCGAGCCCTACTCCGCCGGCATCGGCGGAGGCGGCTACTTCGTGTACTACGACGCCAAGACCCGCACGGTCCGCACCATCGACGGCCGCGAGACCGCCCCGCTGAGCGCCGGCCAGGACCTGTTCCTCGAGAACGGCAAGCCCCTCGCCTTCGCCGACGCCGTCAGCAGCGGCCTGAGCGTCGGCACCCCGGGCACGCCCGCCACCTGGCAGACGGCGCTCGAACAGTGGGGCAGCAAGCGGCTCGCGAGTGTCCTGAAGCCGGCCGAGCGGCTGGCGCGCGACGGTTTCACCGTCGACGAGACCTTCCGTTCGCAGACGGCGTCCAACGAGGCCCGCTTCCGCTACTTCCCGGACACGGCCGAGCTGTTCCTGCCGGGCGGCCGGCTCCCCGTCGTCGGCTCCACCTTCAAGAACCCCGATCTCGCCCGCACCTACGCGGAGTTGGGGCACCAGGGCGTCGACGCCATCTACCGCGGCAGACTCGGCCGGGACATCGTCGACACGGTCGACAAGCCGCCGGTCGATCCCGCCTCGGGCTGGAACGCCCGGCCCGGCGACCTGACCGCCAAGGACCTGGCCGCCTACCGCACCAAGGTCCAGGCGCCCACCCGGACCTCGTACCGCGGCCTCGGCGTCTACTCCATGGCGCCGTCCTCCTCCGGCGGGACGACCGTCGGTGAGGCGCTCAACATCCTGGAGCGGACCGACCTGTCCGAGGCGAGCCAGGCGAAGTACCTCCACCGCTTCATCGAGGCCAGCCGGATCGCGTTCGCGGACCGGGGACGCTGGGTCGGTGACCCGGCCTTCGAGGACGTGCCGACGAAGGAACTGCTGTCACAGCGCTTCGCCGACTCGCGCGAGTGCCTCATCAAGGACGACGCGGTGCTCACCAGTCCCGTGGCGCCGGGGGACCCGCGCGACCCCGCGCGCTGCCGCTCGGGGGACAAGGCGGCTCCGACGACGTACGAGGGCGACAGCACCACGCATCTGACGGTGGCCGACAAGTGGGGCAACGTCGTCGCCTACACCCTCACCATCGAGCAGACCGGTGGCAGCGGGATCACCGTCCCCGGGCGGGGGTTCATCCTCAACAACGAGCTGACGGACTTCTCCTTCGCCCCGGCGAACCCCGCCGTGCACGACCCGAACCTGCCCGGGCCCGGCAAGCGGCCGCGGTCGTCGATCTCGCCGACGATCGTGCTGGACCGGCACCACCGGCCCGTGGTGGCGCTGGGGTCACCGGGCGGCGCGACGATCATCACGACCGTTCTGCAGACGCTCACCGGGTTCGTCGACCGGGGGCTGCCGCTGGTCGACGCGATCGCGGCGCCGCGGGCGAGTCAGCGGAACGCTGCGCAGACCGAGCTGGAACCCGGGCTCGACGGTGAGGTCAGGAAGCAGCTGGAGGCGATCGGGCACTCCTTCAAGGCCAACCCCGAGATCGGTGCGGCCACGGGTGTGCAGCGGCTGCCCGGCGGGAAGTGGCTGGCAGCCGCGGAGACCGTGCGGCGGGGCGGGGGGTCGGCGATGGTGGTGCGGCCTGTGCGTTGAGTGCCGGGTGCGGCGGCGTGGGGGCCGGTCGCGCAGTGGCCCTCGCCCTAGGGCGAGGGCGCAGCTGCCTGATCGGTCTCGAACGCCAATTGGCCGTCCTGCACGTCCACCGTCACCCGGCCGTTCTCCGGGACCCTGCCGTCCAGCAGCAGCCGTGACAGTTCGTTGTCCACCTCGCGCTGGATCGTGCGGCGGAGCGGGCGGGCGCCGTACTCCGGCTGGTAGCCGCGCTCGGCCAGCCATTCCACCGCCTGGTCGGTGAAGTCCACCGTGATGCCCTTGTCCTGCACCAGGGACCGGGTGCGGTCCAGCAGGAGGTTGGTGATCCTGCGCAGCTGCTCCGTGGTGAGCTGGCGGAAGACGACGATCTCGTCGATGCGGTTGAGGAACTCCGGGCGGAAGTGCTCCCGCAGCGGGCGCAGGATCTGCTCGCGGCGGGCCTCCTCGTCCGCGTCGGCGCCGCCCGCGGCGAAGCCCGTCGTGGCGCCCCGGCGGGTGATCGCCTCGGAGCCGAGATTGCTCGTCATCACGATGACGGTGTTGCTGAAGTCCACGGTGCGGCCCTGGGAGTCGGTCAGCCGGCCGTCGTCGAGGACCTGCAGCAGGATGTTGAAGACGTCCGGATGGGCCTTCTCCACCTCGTCCAGCAGGAGCAGCGAGTACGGGTGACGGCGCACGACCTCGGTGAGCTGGCCCGCCTCCTCGTGGCCGACGTAACCGGGCGGGGCGCCGACCAGCCGGCTGACGGTGTGGCGCTCCTGGTACTCGCTCATGTCGAGCCGGACCATGCGGTCCTCGCTGCCGAACAGGGCCTCGGCGAGCGCCCGGGCCAGCTCGGTCTTGCCGACGCCCGTCGGGCCGAGGAACAGGAAGCTGCCGATCGGCCGGTCGGGGGCGGCGAGCCCGGCGCGGGAACGCAGTACCGCGTCCGACACGACCCCCACGGCCTCGTCCTGGCCGACCACCCGCTCGTGCAGATGCTCCTCGAGACCCAGCAGACGGTCCTTCTCCTCCTGGGTCAGGCTGGCGACCGGGATGCCGGTCTGCCGGGACACCACCTCGGCGATCGACTCGGCTCCGACCACCAGGTCCTGGCCCTCGTCGACCTCGCTGTCGCCGCCGGCCTCGGTGATCCGCTGCTTCAGCTCCACGATCCGGTCGCGCAGCTGGGTGGCCTGCTCGTACTGCTCGTCCGCGACGGCCTGGTCCTTGTCCCGGGTCAGCTGCTCCAGCTCCCGCTCCAGGGCCCGGACGTCCGTGCCCTTGGTACGGGCCCGCAGCCGCACCCGGGCACCGGCCTGGTCGATGAGGTCGATGGCCTTGTCGGGCAGACGGCGGTCGGTGAGGTAGCGGTCGGAGAGCTCCACGGCCGCGACCAGCGCCTCGTCGGTGTAGCGGACCTGGTGGTGGGCCTCGTAGCGGTCCTGGAGGCCGCGCAGGATCTCGATCGCGTCGGCCGCGGTCGGCTCCGGCACCATGATCGGCTGGAAGCGGCGGGCCAGCGCCGCGTCCTTCTCGATCCGGCGGTACTCCTCCAGCGTGGTGGCGCCCACGATGTGCAGCTCCCCGCGGGCGAGGGCCGGCTTGAGGATGTTGCCGGCGTCCATGGAGCTGCCGTCGCCGCCGCCGGAACCGGCACCCACGACCGTGTGCAGCTCGTCGATGAAGATGATCAACTGGTCGGAGTGGGCGCGGATCTCACTCACGATGTTGTTCATCCGCTCCTCGAAGTCACCCCGGTAGCGGGTGCCCGCGACCACGCCCGTCAGGTCCAGGGCGACCACGCGGCGCCCGATCAGGACATCGGGCACGTCCGCCTCGGAGATGCGCTGCGCGAGCCCCTCCACGATGGCCGTCTTGCCGACGCCCGCGTCACCGATCAGCACCGGGTTGTTCTTGCCGCGCCGGGACAGGACCTCGACGGTCTGCTCGATCTCCTGGTCCCGGCCGATCACCGGGTCGATCCGGCCCTGCCGGGCCAGCTCGGTGAGGTCACGGCCGTACTTGTCGAGGGTCGGCGTGTTCGTCGGGCGCGGGCGCTCCGACTGGGGGGCCTCCGGTGCCTCGGGCGGCTCGGAGGGGGCGAAGCGGGCCGCGTTGAGGATG
The Streptomyces tuirus genome window above contains:
- a CDS encoding CocE/NonD family hydrolase — encoded protein: MGLHRKALRTTAVGAVSATLVAGTALGFAPTAQATPNPVRFVDITGDGGTVLKANVVTPAGAAATDRYPLLVMPTSWGLPQVEYLAQAQKLADSGYVVVTYNVRGFWQSGGEIEVAGPPDVADASKVIDWALAHTPADAGHIGIAGVSYGAGISLLAAAHDKRIKAVASLSGWADLTGSIYSGRTQHLQAVALLDGASVVTGRQSPEVRQTFNDFYASNLAKEPELIAWGKRRSPATYVDRINENGAAIMLANAWGDSVFPPNQYADFYEKLTGPKRLAMRPGDHATAELPGLFGLPNDVWKDTGRWFDHHLRGEDNGIDREQPVQLKSRSSGGYEGYPDWKSVAATDRKIALGGTTTIRANVNSGADGGVVFLSSILDQVAQLPPMASIPLLPRRWAAVWQSEKSATAQQVRGTTKLHTTLIPAKESGTLVAYLYDVGPLGLGKLVTHAPYTFHGRAPGKPFGVDLELYSTAYDVPAGHRLALVVDTVDPLYIEHNPSGAQLTFSSPANDPSYVSVPLREQ
- the ggt gene encoding gamma-glutamyltransferase, yielding MRRPVARNLTVLAVSAAVVVSVGAAAPPPAAQSPGGEKSPLAVGYGGAVSSVDPDASAAGIEVLRGGGNAVDAAVATAAALGVTEPYSAGIGGGGYFVYYDAKTRTVRTIDGRETAPLSAGQDLFLENGKPLAFADAVSSGLSVGTPGTPATWQTALEQWGSKRLASVLKPAERLARDGFTVDETFRSQTASNEARFRYFPDTAELFLPGGRLPVVGSTFKNPDLARTYAELGHQGVDAIYRGRLGRDIVDTVDKPPVDPASGWNARPGDLTAKDLAAYRTKVQAPTRTSYRGLGVYSMAPSSSGGTTVGEALNILERTDLSEASQAKYLHRFIEASRIAFADRGRWVGDPAFEDVPTKELLSQRFADSRECLIKDDAVLTSPVAPGDPRDPARCRSGDKAAPTTYEGDSTTHLTVADKWGNVVAYTLTIEQTGGSGITVPGRGFILNNELTDFSFAPANPAVHDPNLPGPGKRPRSSISPTIVLDRHHRPVVALGSPGGATIITTVLQTLTGFVDRGLPLVDAIAAPRASQRNAAQTELEPGLDGEVRKQLEAIGHSFKANPEIGAATGVQRLPGGKWLAAAETVRRGGGSAMVVRPVR
- a CDS encoding ATP-dependent Clp protease ATP-binding subunit encodes the protein MSSGFTSPEGEGYGSDPFGEFLARFFGGPRPGPRQIDLGRLLSQPARELVRGAAQYAAEHGSRDLDTQHLLRAALTTEPTRTLLSKAGANPDSLASQIDDRSGPAQHTPDDAPPPTALSLTPAAKRALLDAHDMARARGYGYIGPEHVLSALASNPDSAAGHILNAARFAPSEPPEAPEAPQSERPRPTNTPTLDKYGRDLTELARQGRIDPVIGRDQEIEQTVEVLSRRGKNNPVLIGDAGVGKTAIVEGLAQRISEADVPDVLIGRRVVALDLTGVVAGTRYRGDFEERMNNIVSEIRAHSDQLIIFIDELHTVVGAGSGGGDGSSMDAGNILKPALARGELHIVGATTLEEYRRIEKDAALARRFQPIMVPEPTAADAIEILRGLQDRYEAHHQVRYTDEALVAAVELSDRYLTDRRLPDKAIDLIDQAGARVRLRARTKGTDVRALERELEQLTRDKDQAVADEQYEQATQLRDRIVELKQRITEAGGDSEVDEGQDLVVGAESIAEVVSRQTGIPVASLTQEEKDRLLGLEEHLHERVVGQDEAVGVVSDAVLRSRAGLAAPDRPIGSFLFLGPTGVGKTELARALAEALFGSEDRMVRLDMSEYQERHTVSRLVGAPPGYVGHEEAGQLTEVVRRHPYSLLLLDEVEKAHPDVFNILLQVLDDGRLTDSQGRTVDFSNTVIVMTSNLGSEAITRRGATTGFAAGGADADEEARREQILRPLREHFRPEFLNRIDEIVVFRQLTTEQLRRITNLLLDRTRSLVQDKGITVDFTDQAVEWLAERGYQPEYGARPLRRTIQREVDNELSRLLLDGRVPENGRVTVDVQDGQLAFETDQAAAPSP